In a single window of the Candidatus Thermoplasmatota archaeon genome:
- a CDS encoding NUDIX domain-containing protein, whose amino-acid sequence MTPRRAFSVGVFARQGSDILLIFHNRLRLWLPVGGEIEANETPLEAALRELKEETGLVGRPVEGNPLSIPGSPPGLLGYEEHDAGPKGLHMNFDFLVDVDSREIEGDGSFARHGWYSTPPPEAPPNVHRFFEIVRAWKR is encoded by the coding sequence ATGACCCCGCGCCGCGCCTTCTCCGTGGGCGTCTTTGCCCGCCAGGGGAGCGACATCCTGCTCATCTTCCACAACCGTCTTCGCCTGTGGCTGCCGGTGGGCGGCGAGATCGAGGCCAACGAGACGCCGCTTGAAGCTGCGCTCCGCGAGCTCAAGGAGGAGACGGGCCTCGTCGGGCGCCCGGTGGAAGGAAATCCACTTTCCATACCCGGTTCGCCCCCGGGCCTTCTCGGCTACGAGGAGCACGACGCGGGTCCCAAGGGCTTGCACATGAACTTCGACTTCCTCGTCGACGTGGATTCGCGCGAGATCGAGGGCGACGGGTCGTTCGCACGCCACGGTTGGTATTCCACGCCTCCGCCCGAGGCGCCGCCCAACGTGCACCGGTTCTTCGAGATCGTCCGCGCGTGGAAGCGCTGA
- a CDS encoding CxxC-x17-CxxC domain-containing protein — protein sequence MGYGDRRGGGGGGGFRSSGPREMHPAKCADCGKDTQVPFRPTEGRPVYCQDCYAKHRPPRF from the coding sequence ATGGGATACGGAGACAGACGGGGCGGCGGCGGCGGCGGAGGATTCCGCTCGTCGGGCCCCCGCGAGATGCATCCGGCCAAGTGCGCGGATTGCGGGAAAGACACGCAGGTGCCGTTCCGGCCCACCGAGGGCCGGCCGGTGTACTGCCAGGATTGCTACGCCAAGCACCGCCCGCCCCGCTTCTAG